A single genomic interval of Sander lucioperca isolate FBNREF2018 chromosome 9, SLUC_FBN_1.2, whole genome shotgun sequence harbors:
- the abhd4 gene encoding (Lyso)-N-acylphosphatidylethanolamine lipase, with protein MEPATTHTAPIQADCETEPSSVTSVWSWWPSWRPTSMSLLKTTESKILACIQNDLWARFVTLPNQDRIWTLTLTNKAVRKPAEQAHKTPLVMVHGFGGGVGLWIRNMDTLSRSRPVYAFDLLGFGRSSRPTFPSDAAKAEEQFVDSIEQWRQSVGLENMILLGHSLGGYLATSYAIQYPSRVSHLILVDPWGFPERPETQTQEGQGQGTEVGKRPPLPRWVKAIAAVVSLFNPLAVIRAAGPWGPGLVNRFRPDFKRKFEDLFEDDTMTQYIYHCNAQTPSGEVGFRAMSESLGWAKRPMLQRVHQLPPSMPLTMLYGAQSWVGSSSGDKVAQIRDQAHTKVLLIDDASHHVYADQPEEFNRVVENVCNSVN; from the exons ATGGAgcctgctacaacacacacagctccgATACAGGCCGATTGCGAAACAGA GCCAAGTTCTGTGACTTCAGTCTGGAGCTGGTGGCCTTCCTGGCGTCCAACCTCCATGTCCCTTTTAAAAACTACAGAGTCCAAGATTCTTGCTT GTATTCAGAATGACCTATGGGCTCGGTTTGTGACCCTGCCAAACCAGGATCGAATATGGACTCTGACCCTCACCAACAAGGCAGTGCGCAAACCTGCAGAACAGG CCCACAAGACTCCCCTGGTGATGGTCCACGGTTTTGGAGGAGGGGTGGGCCTGTGGATCAGGAACATGGACACGCTGAGTCGGTCACGGCCTGTTTACGCCTTTGACCTCCTGGGCTTTGGTAGGAGCTCCAGGCCTACCTTCCCCTCAGATGCTGCCAAGGCAGAGGAACAGTTTGTTGACTCTATTGAGCAGTGGAGACAGTCTGTAGGCCTGGAGAACATGATTCTGCTGGGGCACAGTCTGGGGGGTTACCTGGCTACCTCCTATGCTATCCAGTACCCTTCTAG AGTGTCACATCTTATCCTGGTGGACCCCTGGGGTTTCCCTGAGCGACCCGAGACACAAACCCAAGAGGGTCAAGGACAGGGGACAGAAGTGGGGAAGAGGCCACCCCTTCCACGCTGGGTAAAAGCTATTGCAGCAGTGGTTTCCCTTTTCAACCCACTGGCTGTCATTAGAGCAGCAGGCCCATGGG GTCCGGGCTTGGTGAACAGGTTCCGTCCTGATTTCAAAAGGAAATTTGAAGATCTGTTTGAGGATGACACTATGACGCAGTACATTTACCACTGTAACGCACAAACCCCAAG tgGTGAGGTGGGTTTCCGGGCCATGTCAGAGTCTCTGGGCTGGGCCAAGAGGCCCATGCTTCAGCGGGTTCACCAGCTGCCCCCCTCTATGCCCCTCACCATGCTGTATGGAGCACAATCCTGGGTGGGCAGCTCGTCTGGGGACAAAGTGGCTCAGATTAGGGACCAGGCCCACACCAAAGTGCTG CTGATAGATGATGCTTCTCACCATGTGTATGCTGATCAACCAGAGGAGTTCAACAGAGTGGTAGAAAATGTATGTAACTCTGTtaactga
- the dad1 gene encoding dolichyl-diphosphooligosaccharide--protein glycosyltransferase subunit DAD1 yields the protein MSNSVISVISRFLDEYTTTTPNKLKVVDAYLLYILLTGALQFLYCLLVGTFPFNSFLSGFISCVGAFILGVCLRIQINPQNKGDFLSISPERAFADFLFAHTVLHLVVMNFIG from the exons ATGTCGAATTCAGTCATATCGGTTATTTCTCGGTTTCTAGACGAGTACACCACCACGACGCCCAACAAGCTGAAAGTGGTGGATGCATATTTGCTGTACATCTTGTTGACAGGAGCGCTGCAGTTCCTCTACTGTCTGCTCGTTGGCACCTTCCCCTTCAATAGCTTTCTGTCGGGCTTCATCTCATGTGTGGGCGCTTTCATTCTCGGAG TGTGTCTTCGTATCCAGATCAACCCACAGAACAAAGGAGACTTCCTGTCCATCTCCCCAGAGAGAGCCTTCGCTGACTTCCTATTCGCTCACACCGTCCTCCATCTGGTTGTGATGAACTTCATTGGTTGA
- the pigr gene encoding polymeric immunoglobulin receptor isoform X2 translates to MLQPFIITLSLLPWFPAFLCRVTTEGEHAVMEGQPLTVPCHYGPQYAGYVKYWCRGKMREFCTSLARTDEPRSANQAEEKVSIFDDPVQLVFAVTMSNLKEGDSGWYMCGVEIGGAWSADDVAYTNIKVIHGMSVVNSRLIGEEGSSITVECHYSERYRESEKKWCRSGDWSSCLLTGSDGSYEDTSVAISDDRTRTLTITLKKLQMRDTGWYWCSAGQQQIAVHVLVTPRPTTAVSVTSTPTTSQSVAYLPPPKPITKESWNSHSHILESLLVCASIMLLVGMAILARKLWKQHILEQDPVLRQVKEIQARHNEYSGDLQNSAVVFLNRDSQDVQMY, encoded by the exons ATGCTGCAACCCTTTATAATCACCCTCAGCCTGTTACCATGGTTCCCAG CCTTCCTCTGCAGGGTAACCACCGAGGGGGAGCATGCAGTCATGGAGGGTCAACCTCTCACAGTCCCGTGTCATTATGGGCCTCAGTATGCCGGCTATGTAAAATACTGGTGTCGGGGGAAGATGAGGGAGTTCTGCACCAGTTTAGCACGAACAGATGAGCCCCGTTCGGCCAATCAAGCTGAGGAGAAAGTGAGCATCTTTGACGACCCGGTCCAGCTGGTGTTTGCTGTGACCATGAGCAACCTGAAGGAGGGGGACTCTGGGTGGTACATGTGTGGCGTGGAGATAGGCGGTGCGTGGAGTGCTGATGATGTTGCTTACACTAACATTAAGGTCATTCATG GCATGTCAGTGGTGAACAGCCGCCTGATTGGGGAAGAAGGGAGTAGTATCACAGTTGAATGCCACTACAGTGAGAGATACAG AGAAAGCGAGAAGAAGTGGTGTCGGAGCGGAGACTGGAGCTCCTGTCTGCTGACAGGTTCTGACGGGAGCTACGAAGACACTTCTGTGGCCATCAGCGATGACAGAACTAGGACTCTCACTATAACCTTAAAGAAGCTGCAGATGAGAGATACCGGCTGGTACTGGTGTTCTGCAGGACAGCAGCAGATAGCTGTGCATGTGCTGGTCACACCCCGACCCACGACCG CAGTATCTGTGACATCCACACCTACTACAAGTCAGTCTGTTGCATACCTGCCTCCACCCAAACCCATCACTAAGGAGTCCTGGAACAGTCACAG CCACATCTTGGAGTCGTTGCTGGTGTGTGCTTCTATAATGCTCCTTGTGGGCATGGCCATATTGGCAAGAAAATTGTGGAAACAGCACA TTCTAGAGCAGGATCCTGTGCTGAGACAAGTTAAGGAGATACAAGCAAGGCACAAT GAGTACTCGGGTGACCTGCAAAACTCTGCTGTCGTTTTCCTTAACAGGGACTCCCAGGATGTACAAATGTACTGA
- the pigr gene encoding polymeric immunoglobulin receptor isoform X3, whose amino-acid sequence MLQPFIITLSLLPWFPAFLCRVTTEGEHAVMEGQPLTVPCHYGPQYAGYVKYWCRGKMREFCTSLARTDEPRSANQAEEKVSIFDDPVQLVFAVTMSNLKEGDSGWYMCGVEIGGAWSADDVAYTNIKVIHGMSVVNSRLIGEEGSSITVECHYSERYRESEKKWCRSGDWSSCLLTGSDGSYEDTSVAISDDRTRTLTITLKKLQMRDTGWYWCSAGQQQIAVHVLVTPRPTTAAVSVTSTPTTSQSVAYLPPPKPITKESWNSHSHILESLLVCASIMLLVGMAILARKLWKQHKQDPVLRQVKEIQARHNEYSGDLQNSAVVFLNRDSQDVQMY is encoded by the exons ATGCTGCAACCCTTTATAATCACCCTCAGCCTGTTACCATGGTTCCCAG CCTTCCTCTGCAGGGTAACCACCGAGGGGGAGCATGCAGTCATGGAGGGTCAACCTCTCACAGTCCCGTGTCATTATGGGCCTCAGTATGCCGGCTATGTAAAATACTGGTGTCGGGGGAAGATGAGGGAGTTCTGCACCAGTTTAGCACGAACAGATGAGCCCCGTTCGGCCAATCAAGCTGAGGAGAAAGTGAGCATCTTTGACGACCCGGTCCAGCTGGTGTTTGCTGTGACCATGAGCAACCTGAAGGAGGGGGACTCTGGGTGGTACATGTGTGGCGTGGAGATAGGCGGTGCGTGGAGTGCTGATGATGTTGCTTACACTAACATTAAGGTCATTCATG GCATGTCAGTGGTGAACAGCCGCCTGATTGGGGAAGAAGGGAGTAGTATCACAGTTGAATGCCACTACAGTGAGAGATACAG AGAAAGCGAGAAGAAGTGGTGTCGGAGCGGAGACTGGAGCTCCTGTCTGCTGACAGGTTCTGACGGGAGCTACGAAGACACTTCTGTGGCCATCAGCGATGACAGAACTAGGACTCTCACTATAACCTTAAAGAAGCTGCAGATGAGAGATACCGGCTGGTACTGGTGTTCTGCAGGACAGCAGCAGATAGCTGTGCATGTGCTGGTCACACCCCGACCCACGACCG CAGCAGTATCTGTGACATCCACACCTACTACAAGTCAGTCTGTTGCATACCTGCCTCCACCCAAACCCATCACTAAGGAGTCCTGGAACAGTCACAG CCACATCTTGGAGTCGTTGCTGGTGTGTGCTTCTATAATGCTCCTTGTGGGCATGGCCATATTGGCAAGAAAATTGTGGAAACAGCACA AGCAGGATCCTGTGCTGAGACAAGTTAAGGAGATACAAGCAAGGCACAAT GAGTACTCGGGTGACCTGCAAAACTCTGCTGTCGTTTTCCTTAACAGGGACTCCCAGGATGTACAAATGTACTGA
- the pigr gene encoding polymeric immunoglobulin receptor isoform X5 → MLQPFIITLSLLPWFPAFLCRVTTEGEHAVMEGQPLTVPCHYGPQYAGYVKYWCRGKMREFCTSLARTDEPRSANQAEEKVSIFDDPVQLVFAVTMSNLKEGDSGWYMCGVEIGGAWSADDVAYTNIKVIHGMSVVNSRLIGEEGSSITVECHYSERYRESEKKWCRSGDWSSCLLTGSDGSYEDTSVAISDDRTRTLTITLKKLQMRDTGWYWCSAGQQQIAVHVLVTPRPTTAVSVTSTPTTSQSVAYLPPPKPITKESWNSHSHILESLLVCASIMLLVGMAILARKLWKQHKQDPVLRQVKEIQARHNEYSGDLQNSAVVFLNRDSQDVQMY, encoded by the exons ATGCTGCAACCCTTTATAATCACCCTCAGCCTGTTACCATGGTTCCCAG CCTTCCTCTGCAGGGTAACCACCGAGGGGGAGCATGCAGTCATGGAGGGTCAACCTCTCACAGTCCCGTGTCATTATGGGCCTCAGTATGCCGGCTATGTAAAATACTGGTGTCGGGGGAAGATGAGGGAGTTCTGCACCAGTTTAGCACGAACAGATGAGCCCCGTTCGGCCAATCAAGCTGAGGAGAAAGTGAGCATCTTTGACGACCCGGTCCAGCTGGTGTTTGCTGTGACCATGAGCAACCTGAAGGAGGGGGACTCTGGGTGGTACATGTGTGGCGTGGAGATAGGCGGTGCGTGGAGTGCTGATGATGTTGCTTACACTAACATTAAGGTCATTCATG GCATGTCAGTGGTGAACAGCCGCCTGATTGGGGAAGAAGGGAGTAGTATCACAGTTGAATGCCACTACAGTGAGAGATACAG AGAAAGCGAGAAGAAGTGGTGTCGGAGCGGAGACTGGAGCTCCTGTCTGCTGACAGGTTCTGACGGGAGCTACGAAGACACTTCTGTGGCCATCAGCGATGACAGAACTAGGACTCTCACTATAACCTTAAAGAAGCTGCAGATGAGAGATACCGGCTGGTACTGGTGTTCTGCAGGACAGCAGCAGATAGCTGTGCATGTGCTGGTCACACCCCGACCCACGACCG CAGTATCTGTGACATCCACACCTACTACAAGTCAGTCTGTTGCATACCTGCCTCCACCCAAACCCATCACTAAGGAGTCCTGGAACAGTCACAG CCACATCTTGGAGTCGTTGCTGGTGTGTGCTTCTATAATGCTCCTTGTGGGCATGGCCATATTGGCAAGAAAATTGTGGAAACAGCACA AGCAGGATCCTGTGCTGAGACAAGTTAAGGAGATACAAGCAAGGCACAAT GAGTACTCGGGTGACCTGCAAAACTCTGCTGTCGTTTTCCTTAACAGGGACTCCCAGGATGTACAAATGTACTGA
- the pigr gene encoding polymeric immunoglobulin receptor isoform X1, with protein MLQPFIITLSLLPWFPAFLCRVTTEGEHAVMEGQPLTVPCHYGPQYAGYVKYWCRGKMREFCTSLARTDEPRSANQAEEKVSIFDDPVQLVFAVTMSNLKEGDSGWYMCGVEIGGAWSADDVAYTNIKVIHGMSVVNSRLIGEEGSSITVECHYSERYRESEKKWCRSGDWSSCLLTGSDGSYEDTSVAISDDRTRTLTITLKKLQMRDTGWYWCSAGQQQIAVHVLVTPRPTTAAVSVTSTPTTSQSVAYLPPPKPITKESWNSHSHILESLLVCASIMLLVGMAILARKLWKQHILEQDPVLRQVKEIQARHNEYSGDLQNSAVVFLNRDSQDVQMY; from the exons ATGCTGCAACCCTTTATAATCACCCTCAGCCTGTTACCATGGTTCCCAG CCTTCCTCTGCAGGGTAACCACCGAGGGGGAGCATGCAGTCATGGAGGGTCAACCTCTCACAGTCCCGTGTCATTATGGGCCTCAGTATGCCGGCTATGTAAAATACTGGTGTCGGGGGAAGATGAGGGAGTTCTGCACCAGTTTAGCACGAACAGATGAGCCCCGTTCGGCCAATCAAGCTGAGGAGAAAGTGAGCATCTTTGACGACCCGGTCCAGCTGGTGTTTGCTGTGACCATGAGCAACCTGAAGGAGGGGGACTCTGGGTGGTACATGTGTGGCGTGGAGATAGGCGGTGCGTGGAGTGCTGATGATGTTGCTTACACTAACATTAAGGTCATTCATG GCATGTCAGTGGTGAACAGCCGCCTGATTGGGGAAGAAGGGAGTAGTATCACAGTTGAATGCCACTACAGTGAGAGATACAG AGAAAGCGAGAAGAAGTGGTGTCGGAGCGGAGACTGGAGCTCCTGTCTGCTGACAGGTTCTGACGGGAGCTACGAAGACACTTCTGTGGCCATCAGCGATGACAGAACTAGGACTCTCACTATAACCTTAAAGAAGCTGCAGATGAGAGATACCGGCTGGTACTGGTGTTCTGCAGGACAGCAGCAGATAGCTGTGCATGTGCTGGTCACACCCCGACCCACGACCG CAGCAGTATCTGTGACATCCACACCTACTACAAGTCAGTCTGTTGCATACCTGCCTCCACCCAAACCCATCACTAAGGAGTCCTGGAACAGTCACAG CCACATCTTGGAGTCGTTGCTGGTGTGTGCTTCTATAATGCTCCTTGTGGGCATGGCCATATTGGCAAGAAAATTGTGGAAACAGCACA TTCTAGAGCAGGATCCTGTGCTGAGACAAGTTAAGGAGATACAAGCAAGGCACAAT GAGTACTCGGGTGACCTGCAAAACTCTGCTGTCGTTTTCCTTAACAGGGACTCCCAGGATGTACAAATGTACTGA
- the pigr gene encoding polymeric immunoglobulin receptor isoform X4: MLQPFIITLSLLPWFPAFLCRVTTEGEHAVMEGQPLTVPCHYGPQYAGYVKYWCRGKMREFCTSLARTDEPRSANQAEEKVSIFDDPVQLVFAVTMSNLKEGDSGWYMCGVEIGGAWSADDVAYTNIKVIHGMSVVNSRLIGEEGSSITVECHYSERYRESEKKWCRSGDWSSCLLTGSDGSYEDTSVAISDDRTRTLTITLKKLQMRDTGWYWCSAGQQQIAVHVLVTPRPTTVSVTSTPTTSQSVAYLPPPKPITKESWNSHSHILESLLVCASIMLLVGMAILARKLWKQHILEQDPVLRQVKEIQARHNEYSGDLQNSAVVFLNRDSQDVQMY; the protein is encoded by the exons ATGCTGCAACCCTTTATAATCACCCTCAGCCTGTTACCATGGTTCCCAG CCTTCCTCTGCAGGGTAACCACCGAGGGGGAGCATGCAGTCATGGAGGGTCAACCTCTCACAGTCCCGTGTCATTATGGGCCTCAGTATGCCGGCTATGTAAAATACTGGTGTCGGGGGAAGATGAGGGAGTTCTGCACCAGTTTAGCACGAACAGATGAGCCCCGTTCGGCCAATCAAGCTGAGGAGAAAGTGAGCATCTTTGACGACCCGGTCCAGCTGGTGTTTGCTGTGACCATGAGCAACCTGAAGGAGGGGGACTCTGGGTGGTACATGTGTGGCGTGGAGATAGGCGGTGCGTGGAGTGCTGATGATGTTGCTTACACTAACATTAAGGTCATTCATG GCATGTCAGTGGTGAACAGCCGCCTGATTGGGGAAGAAGGGAGTAGTATCACAGTTGAATGCCACTACAGTGAGAGATACAG AGAAAGCGAGAAGAAGTGGTGTCGGAGCGGAGACTGGAGCTCCTGTCTGCTGACAGGTTCTGACGGGAGCTACGAAGACACTTCTGTGGCCATCAGCGATGACAGAACTAGGACTCTCACTATAACCTTAAAGAAGCTGCAGATGAGAGATACCGGCTGGTACTGGTGTTCTGCAGGACAGCAGCAGATAGCTGTGCATGTGCTGGTCACACCCCGACCCACGACCG TATCTGTGACATCCACACCTACTACAAGTCAGTCTGTTGCATACCTGCCTCCACCCAAACCCATCACTAAGGAGTCCTGGAACAGTCACAG CCACATCTTGGAGTCGTTGCTGGTGTGTGCTTCTATAATGCTCCTTGTGGGCATGGCCATATTGGCAAGAAAATTGTGGAAACAGCACA TTCTAGAGCAGGATCCTGTGCTGAGACAAGTTAAGGAGATACAAGCAAGGCACAAT GAGTACTCGGGTGACCTGCAAAACTCTGCTGTCGTTTTCCTTAACAGGGACTCCCAGGATGTACAAATGTACTGA
- the pigr gene encoding polymeric immunoglobulin receptor isoform X6 — protein sequence MLQPFIITLSLLPWFPAFLCRVTTEGEHAVMEGQPLTVPCHYGPQYAGYVKYWCRGKMREFCTSLARTDEPRSANQAEEKVSIFDDPVQLVFAVTMSNLKEGDSGWYMCGVEIGGAWSADDVAYTNIKVIHGMSVVNSRLIGEEGSSITVECHYSERYRESEKKWCRSGDWSSCLLTGSDGSYEDTSVAISDDRTRTLTITLKKLQMRDTGWYWCSAGQQQIAVHVLVTPRPTTVSVTSTPTTSQSVAYLPPPKPITKESWNSHSHILESLLVCASIMLLVGMAILARKLWKQHKQDPVLRQVKEIQARHNEYSGDLQNSAVVFLNRDSQDVQMY from the exons ATGCTGCAACCCTTTATAATCACCCTCAGCCTGTTACCATGGTTCCCAG CCTTCCTCTGCAGGGTAACCACCGAGGGGGAGCATGCAGTCATGGAGGGTCAACCTCTCACAGTCCCGTGTCATTATGGGCCTCAGTATGCCGGCTATGTAAAATACTGGTGTCGGGGGAAGATGAGGGAGTTCTGCACCAGTTTAGCACGAACAGATGAGCCCCGTTCGGCCAATCAAGCTGAGGAGAAAGTGAGCATCTTTGACGACCCGGTCCAGCTGGTGTTTGCTGTGACCATGAGCAACCTGAAGGAGGGGGACTCTGGGTGGTACATGTGTGGCGTGGAGATAGGCGGTGCGTGGAGTGCTGATGATGTTGCTTACACTAACATTAAGGTCATTCATG GCATGTCAGTGGTGAACAGCCGCCTGATTGGGGAAGAAGGGAGTAGTATCACAGTTGAATGCCACTACAGTGAGAGATACAG AGAAAGCGAGAAGAAGTGGTGTCGGAGCGGAGACTGGAGCTCCTGTCTGCTGACAGGTTCTGACGGGAGCTACGAAGACACTTCTGTGGCCATCAGCGATGACAGAACTAGGACTCTCACTATAACCTTAAAGAAGCTGCAGATGAGAGATACCGGCTGGTACTGGTGTTCTGCAGGACAGCAGCAGATAGCTGTGCATGTGCTGGTCACACCCCGACCCACGACCG TATCTGTGACATCCACACCTACTACAAGTCAGTCTGTTGCATACCTGCCTCCACCCAAACCCATCACTAAGGAGTCCTGGAACAGTCACAG CCACATCTTGGAGTCGTTGCTGGTGTGTGCTTCTATAATGCTCCTTGTGGGCATGGCCATATTGGCAAGAAAATTGTGGAAACAGCACA AGCAGGATCCTGTGCTGAGACAAGTTAAGGAGATACAAGCAAGGCACAAT GAGTACTCGGGTGACCTGCAAAACTCTGCTGTCGTTTTCCTTAACAGGGACTCCCAGGATGTACAAATGTACTGA